In the genome of Zygosaccharomyces rouxii strain CBS732 chromosome G complete sequence, the window TTCAATCTCTATGCGATGAGCACATCATCGcgatattgaaaattttcagaaTCACTAAATACGAGCGGGTATAAAGTGTCAGAAATGTTTGGCACGATAaaagataatgataatgataatagtgataataataatattagtCTCAATTTTAATAGATTCAACATCTGAGCTAATACAGGCTTGGTAGTAGTGCAGTAGTAACATCTTCggtcttttttttttttttttttttttttttttttttttttttgcaGTACCAATTATCAAGATTAGAAGCAGTAGTATCGAAACAAGAGCATCTAGACACTATAGCCATATAATCCCCCATTCATAGACTTGGAAAAGTTAAGATAAACCTAACTGTAGACAGTGCTCCTAGCTCACAAAACCTACATTAGTGAACTTCGATAATAATTTATTTTATCTGCTTGTCGCTCATCCGCGCCCTGTCGCGGAGTTTCCATTTTAGTGAAATCTGACGTCGACAAGTAAGCTACCAAAAAACGCTTTTagatatttgaaagatttatGGAAGGTTAAGCAGCTCATTCTAATTTATAATTTGGGATTTAACGCTGATCATTTTTGGGCCCCATTATATTATTACCTCCAGTGAATTTTCACGGCATTTTTGGtttcaatgaaaaatccatcttctttttttcctcaatATCTGATCATTCAGCCATATATATGCCTAAAACTTGCTTTGAATATttcagaagaaaaaaaaaaaaactttTATCTTATCTTACTAGGAACAGCCATATTTAATAGGACCATTACAGTAGAATGCAACTGCAATATTACAATTATATTGTCAAAATTTCAGATTCTACTGAATCAATGTTGAAATTATATTAAAAAAATCAGAAAAATTCACTGAATTAAATGCAATATCTCTCATCTGCTCAAAGGCCTATTACCGCTCATATATATCCCAATATTCCTTCCAATCTCTTATTTTCTATGAGGTGTAGAGATGCTTTATGGGAAGCGAGATCACTGGGGCGATATAGAAACAAGTAAACTTGAAACCCTAGAACTATATTTACAATAAAGGGATCATtagagatcaattgaacaaaaacaCAGATTAGTCTCGAGGATTTTATAATCAGGGATCAAACATGTCtgcaattgaattgaaatcgGTGATACCACCTCAACCTTCCACCGAAAGGAACTTCACCACTCACCTGTCATACAACGAATCCAAAAACGCCATTGCCTATCCATGTGGCAAATCTGCCTTCATTAGATTCTTaggtgaagatgaggatgcTGTAGTCCAGTTTGTGGGACATGCCACGGCAAACGTCAATGTTGTGAGATTTTCCCCAATTCCTGGTTCTGAATACGTTGCCTCCGGTGATGATTTTGGTAAAGTTATCGTGTGGAGTTTTCTACGTGATGAAAAAACTGGTGAATTTGAAACTAAGATCAAGGCAGAATTTGAAGTGCTTGCGGGCCCAATTTCTGATATCTCATGGGACTTCGAAGGTCGCAGATTATGTGTTGTAGGTGAAGGTCGTGATAGATTTGGTGCTTTCATCTCTTGGGATACTGGTAACTCATTAGGTGAAATTTCCGGTCACTCTCAAAAGATCAATGCTTGCCATTTCAAACAATCAAGACCTATGAGAGCTTTTACCGTTGGTGACGATGGTTCTGTAGTTTTCTACCAAGGTCCACCTTTCAAATTCACCGCCAGTGATAGAACTCACCATGATTCAGGCAAATTCGTTAGAGACGTTCAATTCTCACCTGGTGCAGGTGAACATGCCGTAACTGTAGGTTACGACAGAAGGATTGTGTGTTTTGACGGTAAGACTGGTGAATTTATCAAGTACATTGAGGACCAAGATGAACCCGTACAAGGTGGACTATTCGCATTGTCATGGTTAGATGCAACTAGGTTTGTTACAGCAAGTGCCGATTTCACCCTCAGACTCTGGTCTGTGACTGAATCAAAATGTCTACAAAAATGGACTTTACCGCAGTCCCTCGGACATCAACAAGTGGGTGTAGTTACCGCTAAGGACGATCAAATTATCTCGTTATCACTAGACGGTACCTTacatttctttcaagtgGGTAAAGAAGGTGtggtaaaatctttgaaaggCCATAATAAAGGTATAACTGCCCTGGCTGTGAATCCTTTGGTCAGTGGATCTTTTGATGGTAGAGTAATGACTTGGAATTCCGAACCTTCAGAAATGCACTCCGACCACACCAATTTGGTTCTAGCCATTGACAACAGCAAACACCCAGACTACGCTACCATTGCTTGGGATGACACTTTGAAAGTCTCTGGAACTGCTAAACATCAATTCAAAGATCAACCAAGAGTCGCACAGGTGGCTTCTGGCGAGGGAGTTGTTGCAGTGGTTACCACCGGGGAATCATTGCTCATTATAAACTCCTTTACAGGTGAAGTGATTCAGGAAACTAAATTAAGCGAACCTGCAACCGCCGTGGGCATAGGAAAACAATTCGTCGCCATTGCACTGGAGCGTTCCAAATACATCGAGGTTTTCAAGGCCTCAGATCTGTCTGTAAGCTACAAACTACCTACTGCTCTACGTGCAGCTGGCTCTTACATTTCTTTCTCCCCCTCTGAAAAGTATTTGGCAGTTGGTGAAGTTATGGGTAAAATCACACTTTTCGACTTGGAGacaaaagaaatcaaaaCATCAAGATGGGCCTTCCACACCAGTAGAATCAATGCCATTTCTTGGCAACCCTCAGAAAAGGAAGATCTCGTGGCTACGGGATCTTTGGACACCAATATCTTCATTTACTCCGTAGAAAAGCCCATGAAAGTGATCAAAAGATTAAATGCCCACAAAGACGATATTACCGCCGTTCTATGGGAAAATCCCGAGACGCTAGTAAGTGCAGGTTCTGATGCTTGTATCAAAAAATGGGCCGTCAAGTTTGAATAAGACGTAAGCTATTTAAGGATAGAAGCTAGATCAAGAGATAAATCGAAATAAAACGTTTTCATGATAAACGAGATAATGAATTGCCACTGCTAACCTCTAAATGGCAGAATAGATAGTTATAGTATGTAAGGGATTGAAAAAAGGACTCTACAAAATTGTTCTCAAATATTCATTGTTGGTGATAAATTAGCTCTTGTTCAACTACTTCGTCTGTTAAGCTTTCAAAGTATGAAGCTTTCTAAGATCGTTCGCAACGGTCGCTTTGTTTGAAGCTCTTAAATCCATTCACAACTACAAACTATCATCCAAAAACGACCAAGGGTTACGTAGTCAGGTTTGTTGACGTCTATATTCCATTATGTCGGATGAGAAAGAACTTGAGAATAGCATAGGGCCACAGGCTGAGGAGGAGGCTCGTCCTCGTTCCAGATCCGCTAGTGCAAGACCAGACTACAAAGTGGATAATGAAGAGTTCGATTTGAAAGAGgaagacgatgatgatgaatacCATGAAAATGAAGACATTGATGCTGAGGAGAACATTGgggatgaagatgcagacGATGACTTTGAAGACAAACGCTCCAGGTCTCACAAGCGTGCAAGGgctgatgatgagaataaATCAGAAACAGAAGATTCTAGAGGTGGTTCAGTGTTGCCGGGAACTCCCAGTGGCATCAAGAAGCCTCATTATTCAATTCCAGTAGATGATATGGGGGCACCACTTCCAGTGGTCAATGAAGAATACGATCTGCCCGACGACGAAGAGGGTGAAACTAAAATTACGAAGAATGGTGAATTATTGGGCGGTAGGCAATTCTTAGTGCGTTCGTTTACCCTGTTGGATAAAGGTCGCCGTAGATTTATGCTTTCTACTGAACCTGCTAGAGCCGTAGGATTCAGAGATTCCTACcttttcttccaatacCATCCAAACTTATACAAATACATCATCTCACAGGAACAGAAAAACGATTTGATTGATCGAAGTATACTTCCTTACTCCTACAGAAACAGACAGATTGCCTTAGTGACAGCTAGAAGTgtgttcaaagaatttggtgCTAAAATTATTGTGAATGGTAAAAACATCACAGATGATTATTATGCAACCAGACTGAGAGAGGAGGGACATGTGGTTGAAGGAACGTATGCTAGGGAGCCACCAAAGAAAGTAGTTCGACCAACGGATAGTCTCGATTATGCTATTGGTGCCATTAATCCAGCTAAAAATGCTGTTGAATTCTTCGATAAAAGACACCAAACCCATAACAGTGCTGCAGCTGGTGCTGCTTCGACAAATAAAGTTACTGCTACAAATTGGCTATACCAACATGCCGCAGCGTGCAGTAGATTTAACAGCGATTTGTTTTATGATAGAGTGAGGGTGCTACTAATAGAACAACATGGTATAAGAGATCCTTATACAAACACTCTGCACATTCCCTTGTCAACTCAATCCACATCTGTAGTGGGCGTTCGCAAATTACCCATTAAGAGAGATAGTAGGGATAATGACCAGGATTACCAAATAAAACACGAAACCTTAATCGCTGACCCAGATTTAACAAGAATCAAAACCGGTCTTTTAGGAATACCGAGTGAAATTTACGAGGATGTCGTCAGTGATGAAGTGAAAGAAGCCATTCGTGAACAGCAGAAATTCGAAAAGACGCTTCTGTAAATATCGTAACAGCATTTAAATGTGCAAATTTATGTGGGATTGATCCTGGAAGAAACGTCATAGTGATGAATATCAAACCATATAGGCTCAGAGTCGTCCTGAAAGTTGGCAATATTTAATATCCAGACGTGTGTACTATATACTATTTCTCTCATGTGACCAGATGACTAACAGCTCTAAAGAGCCGAGAcgaaagaaaaaaataaaactAAGAGAACAAGGCACCAATTGCCACTTAGATAAAACAAGTTACTTAAAGTGAAGTTCTAGGATCAATATTGACATTGGATTAACTTGCTTCTTTGCTGAAGAGGCTACAAAGAATGTATGTGTACCTTGTAATTGCTTTTCTTTCTACAACACTCGGTGACCTACTCTCATGAGTGTATTGATGAACTTTGTACTAACTATTCAACAGTGATCCTGATGCTTGCAATTTCGAGGCCTTGCCTTAAGCTGCTGACGAGATCTCATGCAAGGCCAGTAATATCACGTACGCTGGCGGTACGTCCATTACTAGTAAGAAACTTTCATCCCGCTAGTACTTTACTATTGAGGAAGAATAGTCCCAGaaataataagaataacTCCGGTGATAAGGACCAGGATAATAATAGACATGAAGATGCCACAGATGAAGACCTAGAGAGAGTAAGgcaagaagtggaaaaataCATTAACAGTGTCAAAGATAACAAGAACgtttctttggaagaacGCAGGAAAAGGATAGATGAAGGTGTAAGACGATTAGAAGAGACTATCACTAGGCAGGAAGCAAGAGATCAAGCTTCTCAAACTTACGAAACAGAGGGAGAAGAGGACAGAAAGGTCAAAAATGGAAATCCATTTacttttgaatcaaaaaaGACTGACGAAGCTCACGAGAAGAcgaacaagaagaaagataaCGAGGAACgtaaaaatgaagaaatgaaTGCATTTAATGATCCTAATGGTTCTATGTCCAATAACATTGgtcttttccaattgggGTTGGTGTTTTTGATATTATCCTTCGTTTTGAGTTTCTTTAATGATGTAGAGGAGAATAGAGAAATAACGTGGCAAGACT includes:
- the AIP1 gene encoding Aip1p (similar to uniprot|P46680 Saccharomyces cerevisiae YMR092C AIP1 Actin cortical patch component probable binding site on actin lies on front surface of subdomains 3 and 4); the encoded protein is MSAIELKSVIPPQPSTERNFTTHLSYNESKNAIAYPCGKSAFIRFLGEDEDAVVQFVGHATANVNVVRFSPIPGSEYVASGDDFGKVIVWSFLRDEKTGEFETKIKAEFEVLAGPISDISWDFEGRRLCVVGEGRDRFGAFISWDTGNSLGEISGHSQKINACHFKQSRPMRAFTVGDDGSVVFYQGPPFKFTASDRTHHDSGKFVRDVQFSPGAGEHAVTVGYDRRIVCFDGKTGEFIKYIEDQDEPVQGGLFALSWLDATRFVTASADFTLRLWSVTESKCLQKWTLPQSLGHQQVGVVTAKDDQIISLSLDGTLHFFQVGKEGVVKSLKGHNKGITALAVNPLVSGSFDGRVMTWNSEPSEMHSDHTNLVLAIDNSKHPDYATIAWDDTLKVSGTAKHQFKDQPRVAQVASGEGVVAVVTTGESLLIINSFTGEVIQETKLSEPATAVGIGKQFVAIALERSKYIEVFKASDLSVSYKLPTALRAAGSYISFSPSEKYLAVGEVMGKITLFDLETKEIKTSRWAFHTSRINAISWQPSEKEDLVATGSLDTNIFIYSVEKPMKVIKRLNAHKDDITAVLWENPETLVSAGSDACIKKWAVKFE
- the NPL6 gene encoding Npl6p (similar to uniprot|P32832 Saccharomyces cerevisiae YMR091C NPL6 Nuclear protein that may have a role in nuclear protein import) codes for the protein MSDEKELENSIGPQAEEEARPRSRSASARPDYKVDNEEFDLKEEDDDDEYHENEDIDAEENIGDEDADDDFEDKRSRSHKRARADDENKSETEDSRGGSVLPGTPSGIKKPHYSIPVDDMGAPLPVVNEEYDLPDDEEGETKITKNGELLGGRQFLVRSFTLLDKGRRRFMLSTEPARAVGFRDSYLFFQYHPNLYKYIISQEQKNDLIDRSILPYSYRNRQIALVTARSVFKEFGAKIIVNGKNITDDYYATRLREEGHVVEGTYAREPPKKVVRPTDSLDYAIGAINPAKNAVEFFDKRHQTHNSAAAGAASTNKVTATNWLYQHAAACSRFNSDLFYDRVRVLLIEQHGIRDPYTNTLHIPLSTQSTSVVGVRKLPIKRDSRDNDQDYQIKHETLIADPDLTRIKTGLLGIPSEIYEDVVSDEVKEAIREQQKFEKTLL